CGGTTCCGACCAGGGCGTGGATCCCGCCAAAAATGAAGGCGATCGTCCGTTCAATGGCGTCATCGCGTGAGCCGCCAAATCGCTTGAATTCCCGGGCGGCCGTCTGCGAAGCGCCAGAGGCAAGAATGATGATGCGCAAGGCATCCCGTTCTGAAATGTCATATGAAGACAGCAGGGCTTCCCGAAGAACCCGGCCGCTATTGCGTTGCGCCCGGGCCTCGGCATTTGCGGATGGCGCACGCACATCGACCTGACTGCGCAGAATCTCGAGAATATTGCCCTGTGCATGTTCCTTGAAATTCAGGGTCACGGCCAGCCGGATAACATCTTCCAGTGTCTCGGTCTGCTCGCTCTGTTCCTGCACCTGGCGGTGATATCGCTTCAACTCCCGTCGATAGAGCTCCTGAAGCAAAGCCAGGCGCGAACCAAAATACTTG
This DNA window, taken from Hyphomonas sp. Mor2, encodes the following:
- a CDS encoding TetR/AcrR family transcriptional regulator, which encodes MSKLQAKKTRTRLAPDVRRAQLLDCAKVIIEQEGLTSLTMELVAERAEVSNPLIYKYFGSRLALLQELYRRELKRYHRQVQEQSEQTETLEDVIRLAVTLNFKEHAQGNILEILRSQVDVRAPSANAEARAQRNSGRVLREALLSSYDISERDALRIIILASGASQTAAREFKRFGGSRDDAIERTIAFIFGGIHALVGTAK